Below is a window of Streptomyces sp. NBC_01429 DNA.
CGTCCGCTGCTGCCGGGCCGCAGGACCCGCAGGACGGGGGCGCCGCACCGGACCCTGGTCACCGGCGGGGTGTCGGGGATCGCGGGGTTCTTCGTGGTGCCGGTGGTGGGCGGGATCGCGGGGTTCGTCGGCGGGATCTACGGCGCGGAGCGGGTACGGCTGGGCAGCCACCGGGACGGCTGGGCGTCGACCCGTACGGTGATGCGCGCGGCGGGCAGCTCGCTGCTGGTGGAGCTGTTCGCGTGTCTGCTGGTGGTGGGCGCGTGGCTGGGAACGGTGATCTGGGCCTGATCCCCTCGCGGGACGGTGTCCGGAAACCGAGGAACGGTGACCGGAACAGGTGGGCGGATCGGAGGACCAGGACCAGGGGACCAGGACCAGGAACCGATGCGCGTGCGCGCGTACCCGTGTGAGGCTGACCTCATGACCCAATTCAGTGAGGCCGAGCGCGCGTATCTGAAGACCCAGCGGCTGGGGCGGATGGCGACCGTCGACCCCAAGGGGCAGCCGCAGGCCAACCCGGTCGCGTTCTACCCGCAGGACGACGGAACCCTCCTGATCGGTGGTTTCGCCCTGGGGACCACCAAGAAGTGGCGCAACCTCCAGGCAAACCCCCGGGTGGCGCTCGTCGTGGACGACATCGTGAGCACCGAACCGTGGGCGGTACGCGGAGTGGACATCCGGGGTGAGGCCGAGCTGTTGATCGGCCCGCACGATCTCGGTGAGCTGCTCAGCGAGGAACTGATCCGCATTCACCCCCGCAAGATCCAGAGCTGGGGCCTGGACGGCGTGAGCCCGTAGTCCCGAGTCGTGTTCCTGTCCGTCCCTCTCCCGGGGACGCCGAGGCGCCCCCGGGAGAGACCGGGCCCGTACGGGACGCTCGCCGTACGGGAGATGCCGTGACCGGCGGTGGGGCTACCTGATGCGGCCGCGTTTGGCCTCCATCGCCGCGCGGCCCTCCGCGCCCTTGCGCTTCCAGTCGCGCCGCAGCTCGCCGCGGAGCCGGGCATCGGTCTTGGCGACGATGAACCGGTTCTCCCGCAGCAGCTTGCGGTAGCTCTCCAGCCGTCGGCCGGGCAGCGAGCCGTCCGCCACCGCGGCGAGCACGGCGCAGCCCGGCTCCGCGTCGTGGGCGCAGTCGTGGAACCGGCACCGCTCGGCGAGCGCCTCGATCTCGGAGAACACCTGCCCGACGCCGGCCTCCGCGTCCCACAGTCCGACGCCGCGCAGTCCGGGCGTATCGATGAGGACCCCGCCGCCGGGCAGCGCGAGCAGATTGCGGGTCGTGGTGGTGTGGCGCCCCTTGCCGTCGACGTCACGGGCGGCCCGCACGCCCATCACCTCCTCCCCGAGCAGGGCGTTGGCCAGGGACGACTTCCCGGCCCCTGAGGCGCCGAGCAGCACGCTCGTACCGGCGGACAGGACGGCGGAGAGGACGTCGACGCCCTCCCCCGTCATCGCGCTGGCCGTCAGCACCCGCACCCCGGGCGCGACGGTCCCCACGTCCTGGACCAGGTGGTCGACGACGTGCGGGTCGGTCACGAGATCCGCCTTCGTGAGCACGACGAGCGGC
It encodes the following:
- a CDS encoding DUF456 domain-containing protein, whose translation is MEVWQLVLVGLVMLLGLLGVLVPGVPGQAIVWAAVLWWALTDTTRPAWAVLIGATALLLLNQALRPLLPGRRTRRTGAPHRTLVTGGVSGIAGFFVVPVVGGIAGFVGGIYGAERVRLGSHRDGWASTRTVMRAAGSSLLVELFACLLVVGAWLGTVIWA
- a CDS encoding PPOX class F420-dependent oxidoreductase — encoded protein: MTQFSEAERAYLKTQRLGRMATVDPKGQPQANPVAFYPQDDGTLLIGGFALGTTKKWRNLQANPRVALVVDDIVSTEPWAVRGVDIRGEAELLIGPHDLGELLSEELIRIHPRKIQSWGLDGVSP
- the rsgA gene encoding ribosome small subunit-dependent GTPase A: MSFSSLEVSSVAHPLAAYGWDAGREAEFAPYAAQGLVPGRVVRVDRGLCDVVTPDGTVRADTEFVVPRDPMKVVCTGDWAVVDPDGDPRYVRALLPRRTAFVRSTSSKRSEGQILAANVDHAVIAVSLAVELHLDRVERFLALGWESGALPLVVLTKADLVTDPHVVDHLVQDVGTVAPGVRVLTASAMTGEGVDVLSAVLSAGTSVLLGASGAGKSSLANALLGEEVMGVRAARDVDGKGRHTTTTRNLLALPGGGVLIDTPGLRGVGLWDAEAGVGQVFSEIEALAERCRFHDCAHDAEPGCAVLAAVADGSLPGRRLESYRKLLRENRFIVAKTDARLRGELRRDWKRKGAEGRAAMEAKRGRIR